In Vigna unguiculata cultivar IT97K-499-35 chromosome 3, ASM411807v1, whole genome shotgun sequence, a single genomic region encodes these proteins:
- the LOC114178944 gene encoding arabinosyltransferase XEG113-like: MAWRKGCEEVANSKPLFLTIYTVVIVGIVVSSFYVFSAIYSSNPSAVQSSAWLSSISSEDTRVTDQTLNISRSAMVPIVPTPFSGAQNERPRSIWDVPPTNKRMPPLSDFRLTKALVQQRVKDNVVIVTFGNYAFMDFILTWVKQLRNLEVSNFLVGAMDTKLLEALYWKGIPVFDMGSHMSTVDVGWGSPTFHKMGREKVILIDSILPYGFELLMCDTDMVWLKNPLPYLARYPEADILTSSDQVIPTVVDDSLEVWQEVSGAYNIGIFHWRPTESAKKLAKQWKEMLLADDKIWDQNGFNDILHKQLGPSVDDESRLVYAFDGKLKMGILPASIFCSGHTYFVQAMYQQLRLDPYAVHTTFQYGGTEGKRHRLREAMLFLDPPEYYNPPGGLLSFKPYIPKSLMLSGEHNVESHFTLVNYQIKQIRTALAIASLLNRTLVMPPLWCRIDRLWYGHPGILEGSMTRQPFLCPLDHVFEVNVMLKKLSEEEFGPQIDFREYSILDNPSLPSEVKKSWLDVQLCKQGTQGCDVSNDTTSVGGVLKFPKHSNEETFMKVFSSFKDIKVIKFSSVQDAFRGFTDKEREDKFRNRVKRYVGIWCCVPDQSLGHIYYDMYWDEKPGWKAIPPQTSQDDHPPW; the protein is encoded by the exons ATGGCATGGAGAAAAGGGTGTGAAGAAGTGGCTAATTCGAAGCCTCTGTTCCTCACGATCTACACTGTTGTCATCGTTGGCATCGTGGTTTCCTCCTTCTACGTCTTCTCCGCTATATACTCCAGCAACCCATCTGCTGTTCAATCTTCTGCATGGCTCTCTTCAATTTCGA GTGAGGATACTCGTGTTACGGATCAAACACTAAATATTTCTCGGTCAGCTATGGTGCCTATTGTGCCCACACCTTTCTCAGGGGCACAAAATGAACGGCCTAGGTCTATATGGGATGTTCCACCGACCAATAAAAGGATGCCACCATTGTCGGATTTCCGGCTGACGAAGGCGCTGGTTCAGCAAAGGGTGAAAGATAATGTGGTAATTGTGACCTTTGGTAACTACGCGTTCATGGATTTTATTCTGACGTGGGTTAAACAATTGAGAAATCTGGAAGTTTCTAATTTTCTTGTTG GTGCAATGGACACCAAATTATTGGAGGCACTGTATTGGAAAGGGATACCGGTTTTTGACATGGGCAGCCATATGAGCACAGTAGATGTTGGATGGGGGTCTCCAACATTTCATAAAATGGGGAGAGAAAAAGTTATTTTGATAGACTCAATTCTTCCTTATGGATTTGAGCTGTTGATGTGTGATACTGACATGGTTTGGTTGAAG AACCCACTTCCATATCTTGCTCGTTATCCAGAAGCAGACATTTTGACTTCAAGTGATCAAGTTATACCAACGGTTGTTGATGATAGCTTGGAAGTTTGGCAAGAAG TTAGTGGTGCCTACAACATTGGAATTTTCCATTGGAGACCTACAGAGTCTGCAAAAAAATTGGCAAAGCAATGGAAGGAAATGCTTCTAGCTGATGACAAGATATGGGATCAGAATGGGTTTAATGATATTCTTCACAAACAGTTAGGTCCATCTGTTGATGACGAAAGTAGGCTTGTTTATGCTTTTGATGGAAAACTGAAGATGGGGATTTTGCCTGCGAGTATCTTCTGTAGTGGACATACATATTTTGTCCAG GCTATGTACCAACAACTAAGGTTGGATCCATATGCAGTGCACACAACATTTCAATATGGTGGAACTGAAGGAAAGCGACATCGTCTACGAGAAGCCATGCTCTTCCTTGATCCACCAGAATACTATAATCCTCCTG GGGGGTTGTTGTCATTTAAGCCATATATTCCAAAAAGCTTGATGCTAAGTGGGGAGCACAATGTTGAATCACATTTTACTCTTGTCAATTACCAA attaaaCAGATCAGGACAGCACTTGCAATTGCTTCCCTTTTGAACAGAACACTG gTGATGCCTCCACTATGGTGCAGGATTGATCGGCTATGGTATGGCCATCCTGGTATTTTGGAAGGGTCCATGACTAGACAACCTTTTCTCTGTCCTTTGGACCATGTATTTGAG GTCAATGTCATGCTGAAAAAGCTCTCTGAAGAAGAGTTTGGTCCTCAAATAGATTTTAGAGAGTACTCAATACTTGATAACCCCTCTCTGCCATCAGAG GTAAAAAAATCATGGCTTGATGTTCAGCTCTGTAAACAAGGAACCCAAGGCTGTGATGTCTCAAATGACACCACCAGTGTAGGGGGAGTACTTAAATTTCCAAAGCACAGCAATGAAGAAACG TTTATGAAAGTATTCTCATCATTCAAGGATATAAAAGTGATCAAGTTCTCTTCAGTGCAAGATGCTTTCAGAGGTTTCACTGACAAG GAAAGGGAAGATAAGTTCAGAAATCGTGTTAAGAGGTATGTGGGCATATGGTGCTGTGTGCCAGATCAAAGCCTTGGCCACATATATTATGATATGTACTGGGATGAGAAACCAGGATGGAAAGCAATTCCTCCTCAAACTTCTCAGGATGATCATCCCCCTTGGTAA
- the LOC114178970 gene encoding glycine-rich protein A3-like, producing MGGGKDKHDESDKGIFSNLAHGVANASHGGHGYPPGAYPPPPGAYPPHQGYPPQQGYPPAGYPPGAYPPAGYPPAGYPASSHAPGQHGHGHGGMGAMLAGGVAAAGAAYGAHHVAHGSHGSHGHYAHGGHMPHGKFKQQGHGKFKQHGHGKFKHGKHGGKFKHGKGKHGKFGKHGGGFKKWK from the exons ATGGGAGGTGGCAAGGACAAGCATGATGAATCTGACAAAGGAATTTTTTCAAACCTTGCTCATGGGGTAGCTAATGCATCACATGGTGGACATGGGTACCCACCTGGGGCTTACCCACCCCCACCTGGGGCATACCCTCCACATCAAGGGTACCCTCCACAACAAGGCTATCCTCCAGCAGGGTACCCTCCTGGTGCCTACCCTCCTGCTGGTTACCCACCAGCTGGTTATCCTGCTTCATCACATGCTCCTG GGCAACATGGACATGGGCATGGCGGTATGGGAGCAATGCTTGCTGGGGGTGTAGCCGCTGCTGGTGCTGCTTACGGTGCTCACCATGTCGCTCATGGTTCTCATGGGTCTCATGGCCACTATGCACATGGTGGTCACATGCCCCATGGAAAATTCAAGCAGCAGGGACACGGGAAGTTCAAGCAGCATGGACATGGGAAGTTCAAGCATGGAAAACATGGTGGGAAGTTCAAGCATGGAAAAGGAAAACATGGAAAGTTTGGCAAGCATGGTGGTGGGTTCAAGAAGTGGAAGTGA